The window gttaaagcgaacgataaattcacaaagaatacacacatgattttttagaaaagtcagaggtgtgtacccttgggatttgaacctgcggacattagtcttggcagtccgttccacaaccaactagactatcgccacttttattgcaattattgcacatatttacaataaagtaaTAGACTTATTCACTGTTATGCTATTTATCCTTGTACATACCAGTTGATACTTACTTGCAACAATGAAGCGTTTAATCCTTGATAGAAGGCCAAAATCCCCCCCGTAGCGTACACTTCCCTGGCGCCTTTTATGATGCTGGGGTATTGCTCCTTGACGATCATCTGCCGGACCCTGATCACGTCCAGGGGTAGCACTAGCGTTGCACTGCAGCATCCCGCGAATATGCCGCATAAGAATTGCAGGAATGGTCTGGAATTTACAAAAACAGTTGATTAACCTTCCAACGCCTATTGTCcttttaatagtaattttagtTGGCACGCCATATTGCTATTTCTAATTCAAACCGCCTAAAGTTTTTTCTAAAGGACCAATTTTAACCATTCTTGTTGAATTAAATTTGTCGTTGCTTCCTTGTAAGTGGCTTGAATTTGAAAATCTTTAATGACATAGGCAGATATTGTTTTACAATAGTCTTGGTTGTTGCGACCTGGAAATTTTCCtggtaagatttttattttacgtatcCTGCTGAATAACAAGAAGGATAGATATCTGGGGTGATGGTTAGTATCGGAACTcattatatctttataattacaaatcacTGCACTTCGCTGCGCAGGGTTTGATATCGAATATTTAAACtctaattttgtaattttaagagAAATATTGCGTCCTTCAAATCCCACCACAACAATGCTTTCACACTTCTGTTTGGCGCAGCGGTCCTGGTGGTTGTATAACTCAGATGGACTTCACAGAACGAGAGACCTGTCTTGTACATGcgatatgttaaataattaatttagccTTTAGGTGGGCGCACTATGAGCATTGTGTCGCCGTCGGCAAAAAAACtgctaatatttattacaatacttgCACCTTAAATTCGGGTTTTATTAGTTGTTTGAACTCGATCAGGCTTCAGGAGAAGCAAGTTATTCCCATTagtatcccactgctgggcacgagcctcctttaCTACGGAGCGAATTTAGGCTTTTTGCGACCACGCCGGCCTAATGTGGGTTCACTGACTTcaaataccttcgaaattcttatggagaacttctcaggtatgcaggtttcctcacgatgttttctttcaccgttaaagcaagcgacatttcataaagaatacacacatttcttTAGTGGTGTAAAATCAGCATTTGTTTCGTCCACTCCCAACTAATCTACCGCCGCGTTTTTAATACAATCTATttaagatttgtttattaaattctaataatgGTCTctttaaaaaagcggcgatagcctagttgggtgtggaacggactgccaagacgaatgtccgcaggttcaaatcctaagggcacacacctccgacttttctaaaaaatcatgtgtgtattctttgtgaatttgtcgttcgctttaaaggtgaaggaaaacatcgtgaggaaacctgcacatctgagaagtactctataggaatttcgaaggtgtgtgaagtctaccaatccgtactaggccagcgtggtggactaaggcctaatccctctcagtagtagaggaggcccgtgctcagcagtgggcaagtatataatacagggctgatattattattacattattcttACGGtctctttattatatttgtttattgtgtacttaaaataagtgtataataatattggtaCAATAACACCCGACTTTGTGTTTGCTTTCATGGTATAAAGAGGttagtataagtaatattatggCGATGCGAAGCTTCTTTGAAATCGTAAGGTGTTATTTAATATGGTttacggttttatttttaaattatagcatGACAGAAATACGAAATGAAGCCCAAACATTATTGGTTTGACTATATGAAGCCTCAGGTTTTGAAGAAACTAGTTCACAATTTGTAGACGAGAGCGCACGTATAATAGGTGCGCGAAATTGCTGTCCAACGAGTATTGCAGCGGGTATGTTAAGGCTGATATGCTAAATCAAATTCTGTACTCATGTACAGAAAGTTTACTTCTTAGTAAGTTACATTTTTCATGGTATGCAAGTATTATGTaggaaagataaaaataaatattgttatttatataaaatttacgtgCATTAATTAAATCCTTAATTgggaaaatatttcattaaagttttccacataaaatttatatggccGGCAAAATGATCCCCACGCGCCCGCTAACGTTATGGGGAATAGCGCCCCCTCTAGGGTTAAAACGACACAAACAATCACGCCCTCATCCCCAAAGGCGACGGCCGAGCTGCAACCAGGGCTCCCACTTTTCGCTTGTCTGTTCGTTATGACACAAGGACGAACTGATCGCCATATcacgcacaaattccagactccaggctaataATGACTAAAAGAAACTAatatatactagctgacccagGATTTTAATATTCTTACTTTCTACATGATTTAAGTACCCACAGCGCCTATTCAAACCCCACTAGCAATCACATATCGTTCCACACACCTGAATTTAGAATCGCCAAACGTATCAGCTGTGTATTTGGTCGACAGTTCGTACGCGTAAAACTGGCTGCTCACAGCGAGTATCGAGTGTATCTGCCCGACGTTATGTCCGTGCCATAAGGCCGCAATTCCCTCCTCCTTCAATATCATCCTAGTTGTCCTGAACCACTTCCTCCTCTCGTTTTCTGAGAGCGCCTTCTTCTGCAGTTGGGTCCGGACCTTGATGACGTCGAGGGGCTGAGTGATGAACCTGGTCATGACCCCCGAGACGCAGCCAGCTATCAGTTTCTGATTAGCGGTCATGCTGTCGTTGCGTTGATAACCCACCATATTTCATCGTGGTTCGGTTGTATCATTTTGTTGTGAGTGCATTACGCGTACATTCTGTTGACAGACGTGACATTGATGTTTTTCGTTTGAGTTTCGTTTTGGATGGACTTTTTTGGTgtgtttgatgttttttttggtATACGGCAGAgtgtttgaatttttatattgcttGCGTAAGtagatttaatttaagtatatccgaataaatagtaagtatattttggaatattgttttcgaataacattaaaaaactcGTCTAAATAGGCATCTAAAATGTGCGTTTGACACGTCGATGTTTGTATTTCCTTAGCTTGCAGTCCTGGATTACTGGTCTGAGTCTTTACGTAGAAATAAACAGATGCATATTCTGTTCATCTTTCCGGGAATACAAAGTAGGTCAAATTGTTGCCTTAATGCCATCTCTACCGTGTAgcgaaatttaatttagttaatttgTTGGCGtaggaaaaaaaaaagaaaaaatgataTTGCTAAGTGTTAGAACTACACCCTCGTGTAGTCTTTCCTGGTATAAAAGGTCTACTGTACATTTTATAGTACCTACGAGTACCAACATTTTCAAATCAACCACCGTAGAAGAAAAACTAAACCGTTATTCTTATAATAGGAGTATACCTCAGGGCAAGAGAGACTGTAGCCAAAGTCTACTagcaaaataacataaatttcaaCAATAGGTATTGTTTTATTCTTCTTGGTCGCGTTCTTCATTATTGAAAGTCGTGTCCCTGAAAGGCGTTCGTGTTTTAAGTATTACATCTTTTCATGTTGTTCGGTTTTCGGCTT of the Manduca sexta isolate Smith_Timp_Sample1 chromosome 27, JHU_Msex_v1.0, whole genome shotgun sequence genome contains:
- the LOC115440533 gene encoding mitochondrial thiamine pyrophosphate carrier, translating into MVGYQRNDSMTANQKLIAGCVSGVMTRFITQPLDVIKVRTQLQKKALSENERRKWFRTTRMILKEEGIAALWHGHNVGQIHSILAVSSQFYAYELSTKYTADTFGDSKFRPFLQFLCGIFAGCCSATLVLPLDVIRVRQMIVKEQYPSIIKGAREVYATGGILAFYQGLNASLLQMGPAVGISFGIFNLVQTLILSLLSECRDEKCKRASGNVHKPENLLLASTVAGSISGFISKTLTYPFDLVKRRMQISTHKADVRFQVPSTSKDLASCTGLAKCFVQLYKVEGLKGLYRGFKVTIYKAQLTSVVAFTTYELFCYAIREVKAR